The proteins below come from a single Hippocampus zosterae strain Florida chromosome 5, ASM2543408v3, whole genome shotgun sequence genomic window:
- the ube3d gene encoding E3 ubiquitin-protein ligase E3D isoform X2, translated as MADLDTSVKARGVGVFLELRKRLQSGLLIIGKDVAGNPIDVFVTGRDSSLHLRTPTAEVTFILPPGVSYMDESCILTPGGESCDRERHFRLRISVSHNKTEESLNILRTLRAQETYSFYCQSCTTRLLEDRLFKRVLPLPNGNWNAIVDDWCCHADPFANKKMLPGAEDCFLGDTFFLLTRDGSCEQTLLQDVSPADSQESQDPKKNCRRLTLVSCGSCSAILGEAPTPETLRLYITQVTVESNVGDRKPESSFSRSCFLERTVAARLAELSNSMSSFHFSVQTQSGKTFLLLWLLNSDSIIASVPEWSASTHTHHSPSLRAGRALKVLYIACSHMGVQQQDVATSWEVNATGHSVVLPLKVCEELLQVIEDSNATLPASMRQMRAYKVAYLQL; from the exons ATGGCCGATTTGGACACGTCAGTCAAGGCACGTGGAGTTGGGGTGTTTCTCGAATTAAGGAAAAGGCTACAAAGTGGACTTCTAATTATCGG GAAAGATGTCGCTGGAAACCCCATTGATGTGTTTGTGACCGGTAGAGATTCCTCTCTTCACCTCCGGACCCCCACAGCCGAGGTGACCTTCATTTTGCCACCAGGAGTCTCCTACATGGATGAATCCTGCATTCTGACACCAGGGGGAGAATCCTGTGATCGAGAGCGCCATTTCAGGCTACGAATAAGTGTTTCACATAACAAGACTGAAG AGTCCTTGAACATACTAAGAACACTGCGGGCTCAGGAGACTTATAGCTTCTACTGTCAGAGCTGTACAACCAGGCTGCTCGAGGATAG ATTGTTCAAGCGAGTACTTCCTCTCCCAAATGGCAACTGGAACGCCATTGTGGACGATTGGTGCTGCCATGCAGATCCTTTCGCAAACAAGAAGATGCTGCCCGGAGCTGAGGATTGTTTTCTGGGTGACACcttctttctcctcacaagAGATGGCAGCTGTGAACAGACCCTTCTCCAGGACGTGAGCCCTGCTGACTCACAGGAGAGTCAAGATCCGAAA AAAAATTGCCGCAGACTGACACTTGTGTCCTGTGGGAGCTGTTCCGCAATTCTCGGAGAAGCGCCAACACCGG AGACCCTCAGGCTGTACATCACACAGGTGACGGTGGAGTCCAATGTAGGGGACAGAAAGCCGGAGTCTTCATTCAGCAG ATCTTGCTTCCTGGAGAGGACTGTTGCAGCAAGGCTTGCAGAACTTTCCAACTCGATGAGTTCCTTCCACTTTTCTGTCCAAACACAGAGTGGAAAAACGTTCTTGCTG CTCTGGCTGCTGAACAGTGATTCCATCATAGCATCAGTCCCAGAGTGGTCTGCTAGCACCCACACTCATCACAGTCCATCACTGAGGGCTGGAAGAGCACTCAAAGTCCTCTACATAGCCTGCTCTCATATGGGGGTCCAGCAGCAAGA CGTAGCCACCAGCTGGGAGGTCAATGCCACAGGACACTCTGTGGTGCTCCCGCTGAAGGTGTGCGAGGAGTTGCTGCAAGTGATTGAAGACAGCAATGCTACACTTCCTGCATCAATGCGTCAGATGAGAGCCTATAAG GTGGCTTACCTACAATTGTGA
- the ube3d gene encoding E3 ubiquitin-protein ligase E3D isoform X1: MADLDTSVKARGVGVFLELRKRLQSGLLIIGKDVAGNPIDVFVTGRDSSLHLRTPTAEVTFILPPGVSYMDESCILTPGGESCDRERHFRLRISVSHNKTEESLNILRTLRAQETYSFYCQSCTTRLLEDRLFKRVLPLPNGNWNAIVDDWCCHADPFANKKMLPGAEDCFLGDTFFLLTRDGSCEQTLLQDVSPADSQESQDPKKNCRRLTLVSCGSCSAILGEAPTPETLRLYITQVTVESNVGDRKPESSFSRSCFLERTVAARLAELSNSMSSFHFSVQTQSGKTFLLLWLLNSDSIIASVPEWSASTHTHHSPSLRAGRALKVLYIACSHMGVQQQDVATSWEVNATGHSVVLPLKVCEELLQVIEDSNATLPASMRQMRAYKGAERGWNRSELTSGRRQTTP, from the exons ATGGCCGATTTGGACACGTCAGTCAAGGCACGTGGAGTTGGGGTGTTTCTCGAATTAAGGAAAAGGCTACAAAGTGGACTTCTAATTATCGG GAAAGATGTCGCTGGAAACCCCATTGATGTGTTTGTGACCGGTAGAGATTCCTCTCTTCACCTCCGGACCCCCACAGCCGAGGTGACCTTCATTTTGCCACCAGGAGTCTCCTACATGGATGAATCCTGCATTCTGACACCAGGGGGAGAATCCTGTGATCGAGAGCGCCATTTCAGGCTACGAATAAGTGTTTCACATAACAAGACTGAAG AGTCCTTGAACATACTAAGAACACTGCGGGCTCAGGAGACTTATAGCTTCTACTGTCAGAGCTGTACAACCAGGCTGCTCGAGGATAG ATTGTTCAAGCGAGTACTTCCTCTCCCAAATGGCAACTGGAACGCCATTGTGGACGATTGGTGCTGCCATGCAGATCCTTTCGCAAACAAGAAGATGCTGCCCGGAGCTGAGGATTGTTTTCTGGGTGACACcttctttctcctcacaagAGATGGCAGCTGTGAACAGACCCTTCTCCAGGACGTGAGCCCTGCTGACTCACAGGAGAGTCAAGATCCGAAA AAAAATTGCCGCAGACTGACACTTGTGTCCTGTGGGAGCTGTTCCGCAATTCTCGGAGAAGCGCCAACACCGG AGACCCTCAGGCTGTACATCACACAGGTGACGGTGGAGTCCAATGTAGGGGACAGAAAGCCGGAGTCTTCATTCAGCAG ATCTTGCTTCCTGGAGAGGACTGTTGCAGCAAGGCTTGCAGAACTTTCCAACTCGATGAGTTCCTTCCACTTTTCTGTCCAAACACAGAGTGGAAAAACGTTCTTGCTG CTCTGGCTGCTGAACAGTGATTCCATCATAGCATCAGTCCCAGAGTGGTCTGCTAGCACCCACACTCATCACAGTCCATCACTGAGGGCTGGAAGAGCACTCAAAGTCCTCTACATAGCCTGCTCTCATATGGGGGTCCAGCAGCAAGA CGTAGCCACCAGCTGGGAGGTCAATGCCACAGGACACTCTGTGGTGCTCCCGCTGAAGGTGTGCGAGGAGTTGCTGCAAGTGATTGAAGACAGCAATGCTACACTTCCTGCATCAATGCGTCAGATGAGAGCCTATAAG
- the ube3d gene encoding E3 ubiquitin-protein ligase E3D isoform X3, with amino-acid sequence MADLDTSVKARGVGVFLELRKRLQSGLLIIGKDVAGNPIDVFVTGRDSSLHLRTPTAEVTFILPPGVSYMDESCILTPGGESCDRERHFRLRISVSHNKTEESLNILRTLRAQETYSFYCQSCTTRLLEDRLFKRVLPLPNGNWNAIVDDWCCHADPFANKKMLPGAEDCFLGDTFFLLTRDGSCEQTLLQDVSPADSQESQDPKKNCRRLTLVSCGSCSAILGEAPTPETLRLYITQVTVESNVGDRKPESSFSRSCFLERTVAARLAELSNSMSSFHFSVQTQSGKTFLLLWLLNSDSIIASVPEWSASTHTHHSPSLRAGRALKVLYIACSHMGVQQQEARRCKMHPVRTG; translated from the exons ATGGCCGATTTGGACACGTCAGTCAAGGCACGTGGAGTTGGGGTGTTTCTCGAATTAAGGAAAAGGCTACAAAGTGGACTTCTAATTATCGG GAAAGATGTCGCTGGAAACCCCATTGATGTGTTTGTGACCGGTAGAGATTCCTCTCTTCACCTCCGGACCCCCACAGCCGAGGTGACCTTCATTTTGCCACCAGGAGTCTCCTACATGGATGAATCCTGCATTCTGACACCAGGGGGAGAATCCTGTGATCGAGAGCGCCATTTCAGGCTACGAATAAGTGTTTCACATAACAAGACTGAAG AGTCCTTGAACATACTAAGAACACTGCGGGCTCAGGAGACTTATAGCTTCTACTGTCAGAGCTGTACAACCAGGCTGCTCGAGGATAG ATTGTTCAAGCGAGTACTTCCTCTCCCAAATGGCAACTGGAACGCCATTGTGGACGATTGGTGCTGCCATGCAGATCCTTTCGCAAACAAGAAGATGCTGCCCGGAGCTGAGGATTGTTTTCTGGGTGACACcttctttctcctcacaagAGATGGCAGCTGTGAACAGACCCTTCTCCAGGACGTGAGCCCTGCTGACTCACAGGAGAGTCAAGATCCGAAA AAAAATTGCCGCAGACTGACACTTGTGTCCTGTGGGAGCTGTTCCGCAATTCTCGGAGAAGCGCCAACACCGG AGACCCTCAGGCTGTACATCACACAGGTGACGGTGGAGTCCAATGTAGGGGACAGAAAGCCGGAGTCTTCATTCAGCAG ATCTTGCTTCCTGGAGAGGACTGTTGCAGCAAGGCTTGCAGAACTTTCCAACTCGATGAGTTCCTTCCACTTTTCTGTCCAAACACAGAGTGGAAAAACGTTCTTGCTG CTCTGGCTGCTGAACAGTGATTCCATCATAGCATCAGTCCCAGAGTGGTCTGCTAGCACCCACACTCATCACAGTCCATCACTGAGGGCTGGAAGAGCACTCAAAGTCCTCTACATAGCCTGCTCTCATATGGGGGTCCAGCAGCAAGA GGCAAGAAGATGCAAGATGCATCCTGTGAGGAcaggttaa
- the ube3d gene encoding E3 ubiquitin-protein ligase E3D isoform X4, whose amino-acid sequence MDESCILTPGGESCDRERHFRLRISVSHNKTEESLNILRTLRAQETYSFYCQSCTTRLLEDRLFKRVLPLPNGNWNAIVDDWCCHADPFANKKMLPGAEDCFLGDTFFLLTRDGSCEQTLLQDVSPADSQESQDPKKNCRRLTLVSCGSCSAILGEAPTPETLRLYITQVTVESNVGDRKPESSFSRSCFLERTVAARLAELSNSMSSFHFSVQTQSGKTFLLLWLLNSDSIIASVPEWSASTHTHHSPSLRAGRALKVLYIACSHMGVQQQDVATSWEVNATGHSVVLPLKVCEELLQVIEDSNATLPASMRQMRAYKGAERGWNRSELTSGRRQTTP is encoded by the exons ATGGATGAATCCTGCATTCTGACACCAGGGGGAGAATCCTGTGATCGAGAGCGCCATTTCAGGCTACGAATAAGTGTTTCACATAACAAGACTGAAG AGTCCTTGAACATACTAAGAACACTGCGGGCTCAGGAGACTTATAGCTTCTACTGTCAGAGCTGTACAACCAGGCTGCTCGAGGATAG ATTGTTCAAGCGAGTACTTCCTCTCCCAAATGGCAACTGGAACGCCATTGTGGACGATTGGTGCTGCCATGCAGATCCTTTCGCAAACAAGAAGATGCTGCCCGGAGCTGAGGATTGTTTTCTGGGTGACACcttctttctcctcacaagAGATGGCAGCTGTGAACAGACCCTTCTCCAGGACGTGAGCCCTGCTGACTCACAGGAGAGTCAAGATCCGAAA AAAAATTGCCGCAGACTGACACTTGTGTCCTGTGGGAGCTGTTCCGCAATTCTCGGAGAAGCGCCAACACCGG AGACCCTCAGGCTGTACATCACACAGGTGACGGTGGAGTCCAATGTAGGGGACAGAAAGCCGGAGTCTTCATTCAGCAG ATCTTGCTTCCTGGAGAGGACTGTTGCAGCAAGGCTTGCAGAACTTTCCAACTCGATGAGTTCCTTCCACTTTTCTGTCCAAACACAGAGTGGAAAAACGTTCTTGCTG CTCTGGCTGCTGAACAGTGATTCCATCATAGCATCAGTCCCAGAGTGGTCTGCTAGCACCCACACTCATCACAGTCCATCACTGAGGGCTGGAAGAGCACTCAAAGTCCTCTACATAGCCTGCTCTCATATGGGGGTCCAGCAGCAAGA CGTAGCCACCAGCTGGGAGGTCAATGCCACAGGACACTCTGTGGTGCTCCCGCTGAAGGTGTGCGAGGAGTTGCTGCAAGTGATTGAAGACAGCAATGCTACACTTCCTGCATCAATGCGTCAGATGAGAGCCTATAAG